The following proteins are co-located in the Haloarcula marismortui ATCC 43049 genome:
- the radA gene encoding DNA repair and recombination protein RadA, with the protein MSASEDLEELPGVGPATAEKLEDNGYDSYQGIAVASPGELSNTADIGESSAADIIQAAREAADIGGFETGSTVLERREQIGKLSWGVDEVDDLLGGGVETQSITEVYGEFGAGKSQVTHQLAVNVQLPAEHGGLEGSAIFVDSEDTFRPERIEQMVKGLADEVLADTMVLHGIVEEEADADPTDEALLDDLVASVLEKIHVAKAFNSNHQILLAEKAQEIASESQEEEFPVRLLAVDSLTAHFRAEYVGRGELADRQQKLNKHLHDLMRVGDLNNTAVVVTNQVASNPDSFFGDPTQPIGGNILGHTSTFRMYLRKSKGNKRIVKLVDAPNLPDGEGVMRVEEDGLLNE; encoded by the coding sequence ATGTCCGCAAGTGAGGACCTCGAAGAGCTGCCGGGTGTCGGTCCGGCGACAGCAGAGAAACTCGAAGACAACGGCTACGACTCCTATCAGGGAATTGCAGTCGCCTCCCCCGGCGAACTGTCGAATACGGCCGACATCGGCGAGTCGTCGGCGGCAGATATCATTCAGGCTGCCCGCGAAGCGGCCGACATCGGTGGTTTCGAAACCGGGTCGACGGTGCTCGAACGCCGTGAGCAGATCGGGAAGCTCTCCTGGGGCGTCGACGAGGTCGACGACCTGCTCGGCGGCGGCGTCGAGACCCAGTCCATCACCGAGGTGTACGGTGAGTTCGGCGCGGGGAAGTCCCAGGTAACGCACCAGCTCGCAGTCAACGTCCAGCTTCCGGCCGAACACGGCGGGCTGGAGGGCAGCGCTATCTTCGTCGACTCCGAGGACACGTTCCGACCTGAGCGTATCGAACAGATGGTCAAGGGCCTCGCCGACGAGGTACTGGCAGATACGATGGTCCTCCACGGCATTGTCGAAGAGGAGGCCGACGCAGACCCAACCGACGAGGCGCTACTTGACGACCTCGTTGCCTCTGTGCTGGAGAAAATCCACGTCGCGAAGGCGTTCAACTCCAATCACCAAATCCTGCTGGCCGAGAAGGCACAGGAAATCGCCAGCGAGAGTCAGGAAGAGGAGTTCCCCGTTCGCCTGCTCGCCGTCGACTCGCTGACCGCTCACTTCCGCGCTGAGTACGTCGGTCGTGGCGAACTTGCCGACCGCCAGCAGAAGCTCAACAAGCACCTCCACGACCTGATGCGGGTCGGCGACCTCAACAACACCGCCGTCGTCGTCACGAACCAGGTCGCCTCCAACCCTGACTCCTTCTTCGGCGACCCGACCCAGCCCATCGGTGGCAACATCCTCGGCCACACCTCCACGTTCCGGATGTACCTCCGGAAGTCCAAGGGGAACAAGCGTATCGTCAAGCTCGTCGACGCGCCGAACCTCCCGGACGGCGAGGGTGTCATGCGTGTCGAAGAAGACGGCCTGCTGAACGAGTAG
- a CDS encoding PspA-associated protein PspAB translates to MGLLDGLKSVLGVKAEADATRDADPDDLFGMSTAYITMEADLGYEPTGEAALCFADVDSTDFQDAIDEVESILDAGMVETGTRATFETDDHGYQWVVLHDNDFEDLLTSIHFAADTLVERRYGSRLLAALFSFEDARSDQTVYWVYSFRRGAYYPFAPDPHDSHERNTSAEFKLDSNLSDEITVEDDKEYWYPLWPDRPGYHPWE, encoded by the coding sequence ATGGGACTGCTCGACGGACTCAAGAGCGTCCTCGGGGTGAAAGCCGAGGCCGACGCGACACGGGACGCCGACCCGGACGACCTGTTCGGGATGAGTACCGCCTACATCACGATGGAGGCCGATCTGGGGTACGAACCGACCGGCGAGGCGGCGCTGTGTTTCGCCGACGTCGACAGTACGGACTTTCAGGACGCTATCGACGAGGTCGAATCCATTCTCGACGCCGGAATGGTCGAGACGGGCACCCGGGCGACCTTCGAGACCGACGACCACGGCTATCAGTGGGTCGTGCTGCACGACAACGACTTCGAGGACCTGCTCACGTCGATCCACTTCGCGGCGGACACGCTCGTCGAACGGCGCTACGGCTCCCGCCTGCTCGCGGCGCTGTTCTCGTTCGAGGACGCGCGCAGCGATCAGACCGTCTACTGGGTGTACTCCTTCCGCCGGGGCGCGTACTACCCGTTCGCGCCGGACCCACACGACAGCCACGAGCGCAACACCTCCGCAGAGTTCAAACTGGACAGTAACCTCAGCGACGAAATCACCGTCGAGGACGACAAGGAGTACTGGTATCCGCTGTGGCCGGATCGTCCCGGCTACCACCCCTGGGAGTGA
- a CDS encoding CPBP family intramembrane glutamic endopeptidase has product MVRSDFIMEIRRYIVNPAERRLRAPWRVTLWLFLAGFGLVLLSGMIAVVSSGVRVTPTVAVVRQITLFAVGTVVAVVIGYLLDRRTLPDYGLGFDRQWWRDAAFGLLLGAGLPALVLLAELAVGFVEVSVALTTIDSGPLPLTAFGPPVAVLLLGAFFLVQATAEEVLVRGYLLTNAAEGLAGWIGKRRAIIVATALTGGLFGVLHWTNPSASLLSVANITLYGLLLGACYVLTGRLGVASGFHVAWNYTLALLGFPVSGLRMGVALLSTTATGPKLVTGGGFGPEGGLVALPLLAVGGAGLYWWVRREYGAVELLDDIATPQLRIRTRSDTANQDG; this is encoded by the coding sequence ATGGTCAGGTCGGACTTCATCATGGAGATACGGCGCTACATTGTCAATCCCGCGGAGCGCCGGCTGCGGGCGCCGTGGCGGGTCACGCTGTGGCTGTTTCTCGCCGGGTTCGGCCTCGTCCTCCTCTCAGGGATGATCGCAGTGGTGTCGTCAGGAGTGCGTGTGACGCCGACGGTCGCAGTCGTGCGCCAGATTACGCTCTTTGCTGTTGGAACCGTCGTCGCCGTCGTAATCGGCTATCTACTCGACCGGCGGACGCTCCCGGATTACGGGTTGGGATTCGACCGCCAGTGGTGGCGCGACGCGGCCTTCGGCCTCCTGCTCGGGGCGGGGCTTCCCGCGCTCGTCCTGCTCGCTGAACTGGCCGTCGGGTTCGTCGAGGTCAGCGTCGCTCTGACAACCATCGACAGCGGGCCACTCCCGCTAACCGCGTTCGGACCGCCGGTCGCCGTCCTCCTTCTGGGAGCGTTCTTCCTCGTTCAGGCGACTGCCGAGGAAGTGCTCGTCCGTGGATATCTCCTGACGAACGCGGCTGAGGGACTCGCCGGCTGGATCGGGAAGCGGCGCGCAATTATTGTCGCAACGGCACTGACGGGTGGACTGTTCGGCGTCCTCCACTGGACGAACCCCAGCGCGTCGCTGCTCAGCGTGGCCAACATCACCCTCTACGGCCTCCTGCTCGGTGCGTGTTACGTCCTGACCGGTCGACTCGGAGTCGCCAGCGGCTTCCACGTCGCCTGGAACTACACGCTGGCACTGCTTGGCTTCCCTGTCAGCGGCCTTCGGATGGGTGTCGCCCTGCTCTCGACGACCGCGACCGGCCCCAAACTTGTGACCGGCGGTGGGTTTGGTCCCGAAGGGGGCCTCGTCGCCCTGCCACTGCTCGCCGTCGGCGGGGCCGGGCTGTACTGGTGGGTCCGTCGAGAGTACGGTGCAGTCGAGTTGCTTGACGACATTGCGACCCCGCAGCTCCGGATTCGGACGCGGTCCGACACCGCAAACCAAGACGGCTAA
- a CDS encoding aldo/keto reductase, giving the protein MEYATLGNSGVEVSEVGFGAWVVGTDWWGDRTRDDAIDMVQHALDEDVTFFDTGDVYGHGDSEEIIGEALAEHRDEVTVSTKIGYDFYNNPQAGHGELPKKVTPEWVHTAVDRSLDRLGMDHVELLMLHNANVDEVDEDVLEALDELREEGKVDAIGWALGPSIGWLAEGDAAVANEFDALQTVFNLFEQTPGQHFIDTIREQNADTSVLARVPHSSGLLNEQVTPETELGKGDHRSHRPSEWYETGWEKVEEIRFLERDGARTMGQAAIQWLLYNDEVASVTPTFRTNADIDEWAGAPDTPPLSDEEYDRVQELYRDNFGIDRDDGMDALRSSVGGADLEETGMKSAGD; this is encoded by the coding sequence ATGGAATACGCGACACTCGGAAACTCCGGCGTCGAAGTCTCAGAAGTCGGGTTCGGTGCCTGGGTCGTCGGCACGGACTGGTGGGGCGACCGTACTCGCGACGATGCTATCGACATGGTCCAGCACGCGCTCGACGAGGACGTGACGTTCTTCGACACCGGCGACGTATACGGCCACGGCGACAGCGAAGAGATAATCGGCGAAGCGCTGGCGGAACACCGCGACGAAGTTACCGTCTCGACGAAAATCGGGTACGACTTCTACAATAATCCACAGGCCGGCCACGGCGAACTCCCGAAGAAGGTCACGCCCGAATGGGTGCACACTGCTGTTGACCGCTCGCTCGACCGCCTTGGCATGGACCACGTCGAGCTCCTGATGCTCCACAACGCCAACGTCGACGAGGTCGACGAGGACGTGCTGGAAGCGCTCGACGAACTCCGCGAGGAGGGGAAGGTCGACGCCATCGGCTGGGCGCTTGGCCCCTCTATCGGCTGGCTCGCCGAGGGCGACGCCGCAGTCGCAAACGAGTTCGACGCGCTCCAGACCGTGTTTAACCTCTTCGAACAGACCCCCGGACAGCACTTCATCGACACCATCCGCGAGCAGAACGCCGACACGTCGGTGCTGGCTCGCGTCCCTCACTCCTCTGGGCTGCTGAACGAGCAGGTGACCCCCGAGACAGAACTCGGTAAGGGCGACCACCGCTCGCACCGACCGAGCGAGTGGTACGAGACCGGCTGGGAGAAGGTCGAGGAAATCCGGTTCCTCGAACGTGACGGGGCACGCACGATGGGCCAAGCCGCCATCCAGTGGCTCCTCTACAACGACGAAGTGGCGTCGGTCACCCCGACGTTCCGGACGAACGCCGACATCGACGAGTGGGCCGGCGCGCCCGACACGCCGCCGCTCAGCGACGAGGAGTACGACCGCGTGCAGGAACTGTACCGAGACAACTTCGGCATCGACCGCGACGACGGGATGGACGCCCTGCGCTCGTCGGTCGGCGGTGCGGACCTCGAAGAGACCGGTATGAAATCTGCCGGGGACTGA
- a CDS encoding NAD-dependent epimerase/dehydratase family protein, with protein MTDTVVVTGGRGRSGRWICDHLAGEYHVVCVDRDHPGWEIPTREYIDFKAVDVTEGVEVRDLFSEVDPDAVVHWAALPAPERHAGTRVFDTNVSATYNVIDAAGRAGADVVWASSESAYGLAFAEETPLPAYLPIDESHPTAPEDPYGTSKVAGEEVAKMVTRRDGVDVASIRPSWIQYPGEYNCRDVATGDLADGAGNCWSYVDVRDVATAVAAALDADIGGHEAFNVAAAENYVGRPTAALVEEQWGDLPAECKLDDDQSALSTAKAQGLLNWEPQHSWRDAVDADVAAPTLTGK; from the coding sequence ATGACCGACACAGTCGTCGTCACTGGCGGGCGCGGGCGGTCCGGGCGCTGGATTTGTGACCACCTCGCCGGCGAGTATCACGTCGTCTGCGTGGACCGTGACCACCCCGGCTGGGAGATTCCGACGCGGGAGTACATTGATTTCAAAGCCGTCGACGTGACTGAAGGAGTGGAGGTCCGGGACCTCTTCAGCGAAGTTGACCCAGACGCCGTCGTCCACTGGGCCGCGCTCCCAGCGCCGGAGCGTCACGCGGGCACGCGGGTGTTCGACACCAACGTTTCGGCGACGTACAACGTCATTGACGCCGCAGGCCGCGCTGGCGCAGATGTCGTCTGGGCGTCCTCCGAGAGCGCCTACGGGCTGGCCTTCGCCGAAGAGACGCCACTCCCGGCGTATCTCCCGATAGACGAATCCCATCCGACCGCGCCGGAGGACCCGTACGGCACGTCGAAGGTCGCCGGCGAAGAGGTGGCGAAGATGGTCACCCGGCGCGACGGCGTCGACGTTGCTTCGATACGGCCGTCGTGGATTCAGTACCCCGGCGAGTACAACTGCCGGGACGTGGCCACGGGCGACCTCGCCGACGGTGCGGGTAACTGCTGGTCGTATGTCGACGTGCGCGACGTGGCGACAGCCGTCGCGGCAGCGCTCGATGCCGACATCGGTGGGCACGAAGCGTTCAACGTCGCCGCCGCCGAGAACTACGTCGGTCGGCCGACGGCTGCCCTCGTGGAAGAGCAGTGGGGTGACCTTCCCGCGGAGTGTAAGCTGGACGACGACCAGTCAGCGCTCTCGACGGCAAAGGCCCAAGGGCTGTTGAACTGGGAACCCCAACACAGTTGGCGTGATGCCGTCGACGCCGATGTTGCAGCGCCAACTCTCACGGGCAAGTAA
- the htpX gene encoding zinc metalloprotease HtpX, which translates to MEWQTDWGLRGRMALTMFLLFALYIVFLGALTLYFSNLALIVVVMGLFLGAQFFFSDKLALYSMGARTVEPEEYPELHRTVDRLAQQADLPKPKVAVADSRVPNAFATGRSKDSSAVCVTTGIMDTLDQDELEGVIAHELAHIKNRDVMVMTIASFLSTIAFLIVRWGWLFSGGRERGGQQVPVIVAILISLVVWVISFLLIRTLSRYREYAADRGGAMITGKPAALANALMKIDGRMDKVPKEDMRDQAEMNAFFIIPINVGWIGRLASTHPSTEKRIDRLQDLERELESR; encoded by the coding sequence ATGGAGTGGCAAACAGACTGGGGGCTCCGTGGCCGGATGGCCCTGACGATGTTCCTGCTGTTCGCGCTGTACATCGTCTTCCTTGGAGCGCTCACGCTGTATTTCAGCAACCTCGCGCTTATCGTTGTCGTCATGGGACTGTTCCTCGGTGCGCAGTTTTTCTTCAGCGACAAGCTCGCCCTGTACTCGATGGGAGCCCGGACGGTCGAACCGGAGGAATATCCGGAACTTCACCGGACCGTCGACCGCCTGGCTCAGCAGGCCGACCTCCCGAAGCCCAAGGTCGCCGTCGCCGACTCGCGGGTGCCCAACGCCTTCGCCACCGGCCGGTCGAAAGACAGCTCGGCTGTCTGCGTGACGACAGGCATCATGGACACGCTGGACCAGGACGAACTGGAGGGGGTCATCGCCCACGAACTGGCCCACATCAAGAACCGCGACGTGATGGTGATGACCATCGCGTCGTTCCTCTCGACTATCGCCTTCCTCATCGTCCGGTGGGGCTGGCTGTTCAGCGGCGGCCGCGAGCGCGGTGGCCAGCAGGTGCCCGTCATCGTCGCCATCCTCATCTCGCTGGTCGTCTGGGTCATCTCGTTCCTCCTGATCCGGACGCTCAGCCGCTACCGCGAGTATGCCGCCGACCGCGGCGGCGCGATGATTACCGGCAAGCCCGCCGCCCTTGCGAACGCACTGATGAAAATCGACGGTCGGATGGACAAGGTCCCCAAAGAGGATATGCGCGACCAGGCTGAAATGAACGCGTTCTTCATCATCCCGATTAACGTCGGGTGGATCGGCCGTCTGGCCAGCACTCACCCCTCGACCGAGAAGCGCATCGACCGCCTGCAGGACCTCGAACGCGAACTCGAAAGTCGGTAA
- a CDS encoding 60S ribosomal export protein NMD3 — translation MSRSGEFCPRCGDEIPEGTDERPELAGAGGQRNSEHVLCDACYFEEFDLVDAPDTIQVRVCSRCGAVHKGNRWVDIGAEDYTDIAVEQVSEALGIHVDAQSVAWQVAPEQLDKNNIRMHAEFSGVIRGTPVTEEVTVPVRISRQTCKRCGKIAGGSFASIVQVRADGRDPTDDERERAEEIAQEYVAAREETGDRNAFITETKSVDDGLDMKISTNQMGLGIAKRITAQLGGSYSDSRRLISEDEDGQELYRMTYAVRLPRYRQGEVIDPEDGDGPVLVRSVQGNLKGVRLATGEDYEASFEAGETPDARRLGFREDGQQTTLVAIEDERAVQVLDPETFESKTVPRPDYLDIDADEVPVLKSHAGLHILPAADADTDE, via the coding sequence ATGAGCCGGTCGGGAGAGTTCTGTCCACGCTGCGGTGACGAGATACCAGAGGGCACTGACGAGCGCCCGGAGCTTGCGGGTGCCGGCGGTCAGCGCAACTCCGAGCACGTCCTCTGTGACGCCTGCTACTTCGAGGAGTTCGACCTGGTGGACGCCCCCGACACCATCCAGGTGCGGGTCTGTTCACGGTGTGGCGCGGTCCACAAGGGGAACCGCTGGGTCGACATCGGCGCGGAGGACTACACCGATATCGCCGTCGAGCAGGTCAGCGAGGCGCTCGGTATCCACGTCGACGCCCAGTCGGTTGCCTGGCAGGTCGCTCCCGAGCAACTCGACAAGAACAACATCCGGATGCACGCGGAGTTCTCCGGCGTCATCCGCGGGACGCCGGTCACCGAGGAGGTCACCGTCCCTGTTCGCATCTCCCGGCAGACGTGCAAGCGCTGTGGGAAAATCGCTGGCGGTTCCTTCGCCAGTATCGTGCAGGTGCGGGCCGACGGCCGCGACCCGACCGACGACGAGCGAGAGCGCGCTGAAGAAATCGCACAGGAGTACGTCGCCGCCCGCGAAGAGACCGGCGACCGCAACGCCTTCATCACCGAGACCAAGTCCGTCGATGACGGACTGGACATGAAAATCTCGACCAATCAGATGGGGCTGGGCATCGCCAAGCGAATCACCGCCCAACTCGGCGGCTCGTACTCCGACTCACGGCGTCTCATCTCCGAGGACGAGGACGGGCAGGAGCTGTACCGGATGACCTACGCCGTCCGCCTGCCCCGCTACCGACAGGGCGAGGTCATCGACCCGGAGGACGGCGACGGGCCGGTGCTGGTCCGCTCGGTTCAGGGGAACCTCAAGGGCGTCCGTCTGGCGACCGGTGAGGACTACGAAGCGAGTTTCGAGGCGGGCGAAACGCCCGACGCCCGCCGGCTGGGGTTCCGTGAAGACGGACAGCAGACGACTCTCGTCGCAATCGAGGACGAGAGAGCCGTTCAGGTCCTCGACCCCGAAACCTTCGAGAGCAAGACCGTCCCCCGGCCGGACTATCTCGACATCGACGCCGACGAGGTGCCGGTGCTGAAAAGTCATGCGGGGTTGCACATTCTCCCTGCCGCCGACGCGGATACCGATGAGTGA
- a CDS encoding cold-shock protein — protein sequence MANGKVDFFNDTGGYGFISTEDADDDVFFHMEDVGGPDLEEGEEIEFDIEQADKGPRATNVVRN from the coding sequence ATGGCAAACGGTAAGGTTGATTTCTTCAACGACACAGGCGGTTACGGTTTCATCTCGACTGAGGACGCGGACGATGACGTTTTCTTCCACATGGAAGACGTTGGCGGCCCTGACCTCGAAGAAGGCGAGGAGATCGAATTCGACATCGAACAGGCCGACAAAGGCCCCCGCGCGACGAACGTCGTCCGCAACTAA
- a CDS encoding class I SAM-dependent methyltransferase, with translation MSEDTETADDQQLAVVVHKPRSQVAIESLGAEGVYDDTRSVTEWTADSVAVPVTAPPQETQFREVVRQVGKRRLRTLDDHLRERGWTDTEIAAAPSSWAVLGSVVLVDIGDSPRPAEVGDALLALHGEAETVLARHGISGEHREPSVKVIAGDGDTETVHTEHGTRYAMDLAEVMFSPGNKAERARMGEIVSEGRGTRPSERASGEAAREGGERVLDMFAGIGYFTLPMARAGAHVTAVERNPTSFRFLVENVMLNDVDERVQPYRADCRDVVPGFASEGRADRVVMGYYESHEYLDSALDALTPGGVLHMHEATPNSLVFDRPIERLEAAAGEANRAVEVLDTRRVKEYSEGVAHVVVDAKIQ, from the coding sequence ATGAGTGAGGACACGGAGACAGCGGACGACCAGCAGCTAGCTGTCGTTGTCCACAAACCCCGTTCGCAGGTTGCTATCGAGTCCCTGGGAGCGGAGGGCGTCTACGACGACACCAGAAGCGTCACCGAGTGGACCGCGGACAGCGTCGCAGTTCCGGTGACTGCCCCGCCACAGGAGACGCAGTTCCGGGAGGTCGTCCGGCAGGTCGGGAAGCGCCGCCTCCGAACGCTCGATGACCACCTCCGAGAGCGAGGCTGGACCGACACGGAAATCGCCGCCGCCCCGAGTTCCTGGGCCGTGCTCGGCTCCGTCGTGCTCGTCGACATCGGCGACAGCCCCCGACCGGCGGAGGTCGGTGACGCCCTGCTGGCCCTCCACGGCGAGGCCGAGACGGTGCTGGCTCGCCACGGCATCTCCGGGGAACACCGCGAACCTAGCGTCAAGGTCATCGCCGGTGACGGCGACACAGAGACGGTCCACACCGAACACGGCACGCGCTACGCGATGGACCTCGCGGAAGTGATGTTCTCGCCCGGCAACAAGGCCGAGCGGGCGCGGATGGGTGAAATCGTCAGCGAGGGGCGGGGGACCCGGCCCTCGGAACGGGCGAGCGGTGAAGCCGCGAGAGAGGGCGGCGAGCGCGTACTGGATATGTTCGCCGGCATCGGCTACTTCACCCTCCCGATGGCCCGCGCCGGCGCGCACGTCACCGCCGTCGAGCGCAATCCCACGTCGTTTCGCTTTCTGGTCGAGAACGTCATGTTGAACGATGTGGACGAGCGGGTGCAGCCGTATCGGGCCGACTGTCGAGACGTTGTGCCGGGCTTCGCCAGCGAGGGACGCGCCGACCGAGTCGTGATGGGCTACTACGAATCACACGAGTACCTCGATAGCGCGCTCGACGCGCTCACACCCGGCGGCGTCCTCCATATGCACGAAGCGACACCGAATTCGCTCGTGTTCGACCGCCCGATAGAACGGCTGGAAGCGGCCGCCGGCGAGGCCAACCGAGCCGTCGAAGTTCTGGACACTCGGCGCGTCAAGGAGTATAGCGAGGGCGTCGCCCACGTCGTCGTGGACGCTAAGATACAGTAG
- a CDS encoding ATP-dependent DNA helicase, whose translation MYPARITDEFPAPSYRGNQKQALADIRAAFERGKDVVLVRAPTGSGKSLLARAIAGCARTAGEAAAEQVIDAYYTTPQVSQLDDVAEDALLEDLCVIRGKNNYDCILPGETDTPVNQAPCVRERKFDCQVKHRCPYFSDRAIASNRRIAAMTLAYFMQTAGSDVFGKRDVVVIDEAHGLGEWAEMYATIDLSPQSIPMWNDIDVPDIDGLDEAVAFTERVEHLAERRVKELRKKAELTGEEVAERDSLNTLRQDLGWFREDYTDTESATTWVVDQADGEHAPVTIKPMNPERYLKHTVWDRGNRFALLSATILNKEAFCANVGLDPSNVALVEVGHTFPVENRPLYDVAQGKMTYEHRDDTLPDIARTIVRIMARHTDEKGLIHCHSYAIQEQLKELLDDFGVGARVRTHDKEGRDGALSAWKRSDNPDVFLSVKMEEALDLEGDLCRWQVLCKAPYPNTRDSRVARRLEDDQWGWYYRTALRTVIQACGRVVRAPDDHGATYLADTSLLDLFERADHDMPDWFRAQVDRLSQPDLPRFAPDQALSALSSGTKRRHDRSRSRSGDGNHPLSDVWD comes from the coding sequence GTGTACCCCGCGCGGATTACCGACGAGTTCCCAGCCCCGTCTTACCGGGGCAACCAGAAGCAGGCTCTGGCTGACATCCGTGCGGCCTTCGAGCGCGGCAAGGACGTTGTCCTCGTTCGCGCCCCGACCGGCAGCGGCAAATCGTTGCTCGCCCGGGCCATCGCCGGGTGTGCTCGAACCGCCGGCGAGGCCGCCGCCGAACAGGTCATCGACGCCTACTACACCACGCCACAGGTCTCGCAACTGGATGACGTGGCCGAGGACGCCCTGCTGGAGGACCTCTGTGTCATCCGGGGGAAGAACAACTACGACTGCATCCTTCCCGGTGAGACTGACACGCCGGTGAATCAGGCCCCGTGCGTGCGCGAACGGAAGTTTGATTGTCAGGTCAAGCACCGCTGCCCGTACTTCTCGGACCGTGCCATCGCCTCGAACCGGCGCATCGCCGCGATGACACTCGCGTATTTCATGCAGACCGCCGGCAGCGACGTGTTCGGCAAGCGCGACGTGGTCGTCATCGACGAGGCCCACGGTCTGGGCGAATGGGCGGAGATGTACGCCACCATCGACCTCTCGCCGCAGTCCATCCCGATGTGGAACGATATCGACGTGCCTGACATCGACGGGCTGGACGAGGCTGTCGCCTTCACCGAGCGCGTCGAACACCTCGCCGAACGCCGCGTGAAGGAACTACGAAAAAAGGCGGAACTCACCGGCGAGGAAGTCGCCGAGCGGGACTCGCTGAACACGCTCCGGCAGGACCTCGGGTGGTTCCGCGAGGACTACACCGACACCGAGAGCGCGACCACGTGGGTCGTCGACCAGGCCGACGGCGAGCACGCACCGGTGACAATCAAGCCGATGAATCCGGAGCGGTACCTCAAACACACCGTCTGGGACCGTGGCAATCGCTTTGCCCTGTTGTCGGCGACCATTCTCAACAAGGAGGCGTTCTGCGCCAACGTCGGTCTTGACCCAAGCAACGTCGCACTCGTGGAGGTCGGACACACCTTCCCCGTCGAGAACCGGCCACTGTACGACGTCGCTCAGGGCAAAATGACCTACGAGCACCGCGACGACACGCTGCCAGACATCGCTCGCACTATCGTGCGTATCATGGCCCGGCACACGGACGAGAAGGGGCTAATCCACTGCCACTCGTATGCTATTCAGGAGCAACTGAAGGAGTTGCTTGATGACTTCGGCGTCGGCGCTCGCGTCCGCACCCATGATAAAGAAGGCCGAGACGGGGCGCTGTCCGCCTGGAAGCGCAGCGACAACCCCGACGTGTTCCTCTCGGTGAAGATGGAAGAAGCCCTCGACCTCGAAGGCGACCTCTGTCGCTGGCAGGTGCTGTGCAAGGCCCCCTACCCCAACACTCGCGACTCTCGCGTCGCCCGACGGCTCGAAGACGACCAGTGGGGTTGGTATTATCGGACGGCACTGCGGACGGTCATCCAGGCCTGTGGCCGGGTCGTCCGCGCGCCCGACGACCACGGTGCGACCTACCTCGCGGACACGTCGCTACTTGACCTCTTTGAGCGCGCTGACCACGACATGCCCGACTGGTTCCGCGCGCAGGTCGACCGCCTTTCACAGCCAGATTTGCCGCGGTTTGCGCCGGACCAGGCGCTCTCGGCGCTCAGTTCGGGCACGAAGCGCCGGCACGACCGCTCCCGCTCGCGGTCCGGGGACGGAAACCACCCGCTTTCGGACGTGTGGGATTAG
- a CDS encoding DUF7561 family protein yields the protein MASRACDGCDTNVSIAGGIANIWSQESRPTEGIVLELGDDTEHFLCYDCIDRLPDDRDVTAADVAALSAQTDN from the coding sequence ATGGCCTCCAGAGCCTGCGACGGGTGCGATACGAACGTTTCGATAGCTGGCGGCATCGCCAACATCTGGTCGCAGGAGTCCAGACCGACCGAAGGCATCGTCCTCGAACTCGGCGACGATACGGAGCATTTCCTCTGTTATGACTGCATCGACCGGCTGCCCGACGACCGGGACGTGACTGCGGCGGACGTGGCCGCTCTCTCCGCACAGACTGACAACTGA